One segment of Mycobacteriales bacterium DNA contains the following:
- a CDS encoding extracellular solute-binding protein, with the protein MPQSRSKAPMVVAVVVGLVLIVVVRAALGGGTKPGAPKAKRSGCIPLTVAASSEKAALLKAIAAEYDAADRKVQDRCVAVDVYSKASGGAAEALARGWDDQVDGARPDVWSPASSSWAVILRQRTSAVDKPDLVPGDKPTDLPHVAQTPLVLAMPRPMAEALGYPKKPLGFGDLLDLARDPSGWGRYGHPEWGAFRLGKTNPNFSTSGLNATIGSYFAATGVSSDLTAANVQDPKTVAYVKGVEQSVVHYGDTTLTFLSNLQAADDRGQGLSYISAVTIEEKSVWDYNEGNPTGDPKTLGKHRKPGVPLVAIYPKEGTLFSDNPYIVLNAPWVDDAKKAAAADFLTFLQSGKQQQRFKDAAFRDFQGRSGDKIGPRNGLDPAQPKITLAPPAPAVLDLVQKSWDSLRKRARVLEVIDVSGSMGESVSSAGRTKLDLAKAAAIRALGEYSPEDEVGLWVFSSNVNGRPTPYQELVPIGPVKDNRAELARRISGLIPNGGTALYATTRAAVDNVRKSFNAERINAVIFLTDGKNEYQPDQNLEGLLRDLQSEDESVAVRVFTIGYGDDADLPTLSRIAAASRGAAYDASDPASIDKVFTNVISNF; encoded by the coding sequence GTGCCTCAGTCGCGGAGCAAGGCCCCGATGGTCGTCGCCGTCGTCGTCGGCCTGGTGCTCATCGTCGTGGTCCGCGCCGCCCTCGGCGGCGGCACGAAGCCGGGCGCGCCGAAGGCGAAGAGGTCCGGCTGCATCCCGCTGACCGTCGCCGCGTCGTCGGAGAAGGCGGCGCTGCTCAAGGCGATCGCCGCCGAGTACGACGCCGCCGACCGCAAGGTCCAGGACCGGTGCGTCGCCGTCGACGTGTACTCCAAGGCGTCCGGCGGCGCCGCCGAGGCGCTCGCCCGCGGCTGGGACGACCAGGTCGACGGCGCCCGCCCCGACGTCTGGTCGCCCGCGTCCAGCTCGTGGGCGGTCATCCTGCGCCAGCGCACCTCCGCCGTCGACAAGCCGGACCTCGTGCCCGGCGACAAGCCGACCGACCTGCCGCACGTCGCGCAGACGCCGCTCGTGCTGGCCATGCCGCGGCCGATGGCCGAGGCGCTCGGCTACCCGAAGAAGCCGCTCGGCTTCGGCGACCTGCTCGACCTCGCCCGCGACCCGTCCGGCTGGGGGCGGTACGGCCACCCGGAGTGGGGCGCGTTCCGGCTCGGCAAGACCAACCCGAACTTCTCCACGTCCGGCCTCAACGCCACCATCGGCTCGTACTTCGCCGCCACCGGCGTCTCCAGCGACCTCACCGCCGCGAACGTGCAGGACCCGAAGACCGTCGCGTACGTGAAGGGCGTCGAGCAGTCCGTCGTCCACTACGGCGACACGACGCTGACGTTCCTGTCGAACCTCCAGGCCGCCGACGACCGCGGCCAGGGCCTGTCGTACATCTCGGCCGTGACGATCGAGGAGAAGTCGGTCTGGGACTACAACGAGGGCAACCCCACCGGCGACCCCAAGACGCTCGGCAAGCACCGCAAGCCCGGCGTGCCGCTCGTCGCGATCTACCCGAAGGAGGGGACGCTGTTCTCGGACAACCCGTACATCGTCCTCAACGCCCCCTGGGTCGACGACGCGAAGAAGGCCGCCGCCGCCGACTTCCTCACGTTCCTCCAGTCCGGCAAGCAGCAGCAGCGGTTCAAGGACGCGGCGTTCCGCGACTTCCAGGGCCGCTCCGGCGACAAGATCGGCCCGCGCAACGGCCTCGACCCGGCACAGCCGAAGATCACGCTCGCGCCCCCTGCGCCGGCCGTGCTCGACCTCGTGCAGAAGTCGTGGGACTCGCTGCGCAAGCGGGCACGCGTGCTCGAGGTCATCGACGTCTCCGGGTCGATGGGCGAGTCGGTGTCCAGCGCCGGGCGGACCAAGCTCGACCTCGCCAAGGCCGCCGCGATCCGCGCGCTCGGCGAGTACTCGCCGGAGGACGAGGTCGGCCTCTGGGTGTTCTCCTCGAACGTCAACGGCCGGCCCACGCCGTACCAGGAGCTGGTGCCGATCGGCCCGGTGAAGGACAACCGCGCCGAGCTGGCCCGCCGCATCTCCGGGCTGATCCCCAACGGCGGCACCGCGCTCTACGCGACCACGCGCGCGGCCGTGGACAACGTGCGGAAGTCGTTCAACGCGGAGCGGATCAACGCCGTCATCTTCCTCACCGACGGCAAGAACGAGTACCAGCCGGACCAGAACCTCGAGGGCCTGCTGCGCGACCTGCAGTCGGAGGACGAGTCGGTGGCGGTGCGGGTGTTCACGATCGGCTACGGCGACGACGCCGACCTGCCGACGCTGTCGCGGATCGCCGCCGCCTCGCGCGGCGCCGCCTACGACGCGTCCGACCCGGCGTCGATCGACAAGGTGTTCACCAACGTGATCTCGAACTTCTGA
- a CDS encoding AAA family ATPase: MAEAALRTLYELAATWESLHAKVEKGTAKADEVAAQLAGMVGVDEHGRRWTVSLEGRWTEVGTSGVPVAEGAPKAKDPTTTRSGEAELKAALKELETLTGLAVVKKQVKELTALVRVQKMRRAAGLPVAVMSLHLVFRGNPGTGKTTVARLIGRIYAALEVVPKGHVVETDRAGLVAEYVGQTAIKTSEAFGKARGGVLFIDEAYTLARDAGSASGFGQEAIDTLVKLMEDHRDDTVVIAAGYPDEMDAFIATNPGLRSRMPRTIDFPDYTDEELLTIFATMCRQAGYTATKSAKDRVRALLAGSVRDQSFGNARAVRTLFEQAVQTQAMRLSEVKKPTKGELRALTGDDVAPALSPA; encoded by the coding sequence GTGGCCGAGGCCGCGCTGCGGACGCTGTACGAGCTCGCCGCGACCTGGGAGTCGTTGCACGCCAAGGTCGAGAAGGGCACCGCCAAGGCCGACGAGGTCGCCGCGCAGCTCGCCGGCATGGTCGGCGTCGACGAGCACGGCCGGCGCTGGACGGTCTCGCTGGAGGGGAGGTGGACCGAGGTCGGCACGTCCGGCGTGCCGGTCGCGGAGGGCGCGCCGAAGGCGAAGGACCCGACGACGACGCGCTCCGGCGAGGCGGAGCTGAAGGCCGCGCTCAAGGAGCTGGAGACGCTCACCGGGCTCGCGGTCGTGAAGAAGCAGGTGAAGGAGCTCACGGCGCTGGTGCGGGTGCAGAAGATGCGCCGCGCGGCGGGGCTGCCGGTGGCGGTGATGAGCCTGCACCTGGTGTTCCGCGGCAACCCCGGCACCGGCAAGACCACCGTGGCCCGGCTGATCGGCCGGATCTACGCGGCGCTCGAGGTCGTGCCGAAGGGGCACGTGGTGGAGACCGACCGCGCCGGCCTGGTCGCCGAGTACGTCGGCCAGACCGCGATCAAGACGAGCGAGGCGTTCGGGAAGGCGCGCGGCGGCGTGCTGTTCATCGACGAGGCGTACACGCTCGCGCGCGACGCCGGGTCGGCGAGCGGCTTCGGCCAGGAGGCGATCGACACCCTGGTGAAGCTGATGGAGGACCACCGCGACGACACCGTCGTCATCGCCGCCGGCTACCCGGACGAGATGGACGCGTTCATCGCGACCAACCCTGGCCTGCGCTCGCGGATGCCGCGCACGATCGACTTCCCCGACTACACCGACGAGGAGCTGCTCACGATCTTCGCGACGATGTGCCGCCAGGCCGGCTACACGGCGACGAAGTCGGCGAAGGACCGGGTGCGCGCGCTGCTGGCCGGCTCGGTGCGGGACCAGTCGTTCGGCAACGCCCGCGCGGTGCGGACGCTGTTCGAGCAGGCGGTGCAGACGCAGGCGATGCGGCTGTCCGAGGTGAAGAAGCCGACGAAGGGCGAGCTGCGCGCGCTCACCGGCGACGACGTCGCGCCGGCGCTGTCACCGGCCTGA
- a CDS encoding PspA/IM30 family protein translates to MFELLRRGWSYFVAALSGKLDERADPKIQIEQAITEAKRQHELLSQQAAAVLGNRHQLEMKLDKQMDQVEQMQGSARQAVVLAEQARAAGDTAKAAEYDSAAQSFATQLVAAEKALEDLKHLHDQALQASEKAKQAVQQNAMLLQQRLAERTKLLNQLDQAKMQERVNDALKSVSQLAVPGNTPSLDQVAEKIEARYARAMGASELQETSVESRMLEVQRSALDVEGQQRLQAIRASMGLTPAATATPAAAETPAEAPATESKPARARSKSTP, encoded by the coding sequence GTGTTCGAACTGCTGAGGCGAGGCTGGTCGTACTTCGTCGCCGCGCTGTCCGGCAAGCTCGACGAGCGGGCCGACCCGAAGATCCAGATCGAGCAGGCCATCACCGAGGCGAAGCGCCAGCACGAGCTGCTCTCGCAGCAGGCCGCCGCCGTCCTCGGCAACCGGCACCAGCTCGAGATGAAGCTCGACAAGCAGATGGACCAGGTCGAGCAGATGCAGGGCTCCGCGCGGCAGGCCGTCGTGCTCGCCGAGCAGGCCCGCGCCGCCGGCGACACGGCGAAGGCGGCCGAGTACGACTCGGCGGCGCAGTCGTTCGCGACGCAGCTCGTCGCCGCCGAGAAGGCGCTGGAGGACCTCAAGCACCTGCACGACCAGGCGTTGCAGGCGTCGGAGAAGGCCAAGCAGGCCGTCCAGCAGAACGCCATGCTGCTCCAGCAGCGCCTCGCCGAGCGGACCAAGCTGCTCAACCAGCTCGACCAGGCGAAGATGCAGGAGCGCGTCAACGACGCCCTCAAGTCGGTCTCGCAGCTCGCCGTCCCCGGCAACACGCCGTCGCTGGACCAGGTCGCCGAGAAGATCGAGGCCCGCTACGCCCGCGCGATGGGCGCGTCCGAGCTCCAGGAGACCTCGGTCGAGTCGCGGATGCTCGAGGTGCAGCGTTCGGCGCTCGACGTCGAGGGCCAGCAGCGGCTCCAGGCGATCCGCGCGTCGATGGGCCTCACGCCCGCCGCGACCGCGACGCCCGCCGCCGCCGAGACGCCGGCCGAGGCGCCCGCCACCGAGTCGAAGCCGGCCCGCGCCCGGAGCAAGTCCACCCCGTAG